The following coding sequences are from one Salvia hispanica cultivar TCC Black 2014 chromosome 3, UniMelb_Shisp_WGS_1.0, whole genome shotgun sequence window:
- the LOC125216577 gene encoding phosphomevalonate kinase, peroxisomal, with product MAVVASAPGKVLMTGGYLVLERPNAGIVLSTNARFYAIVKPLYEEIKPDSWAWAWTDVKLTSPQMGREIMYKLSLKNLQLQSVSSSDRNPFVEYALQYVVAAACATFDQPKKDELQKLLLRGLDITILGCNEFYSYRNQIEARGLPLTSESLASLPPFTSIAFNEEESNGQKSKPEVAKTGLGSSAAMTTAVVAALLHYLGVVSLPSEFSGPLEGDRVSADLDVVHVIAQTAHCIAQGKVGSGFDVSSAVYGSQRYVRFSPEVLSSAQDAGRGTPIEEAIGNVLKANWDHERTKFSLPPMMTLLLGEPGSGGSSTPSMVGAVKKWQKSDPQNSLETWKKLSEANSALEMHLKTLSKLAEINIDDYKYTIIKCSTVTSEKWRDEAPEPNQLEVVKALLGARDAMLAIRCNMRKMGEAAGIPIEPQSQTQLLDTTMNMEGVLLAGVPGAGGFDAVFAVTLGESGSNVVKVWSSLNVLALLVREDPRGVSLESNDPRATEITGAVSALRIK from the exons ATGGCAGT AGTTGCTTCTGCTCCGGGGAAGGTTTTAATGACTGGAGGCTACCTTGTTTTGGAGAGGCCTAATGCTGGGATTGTGCTGAGTACAAATGCTCGATTCTATGCAATTGTAAAACCGCTTTATGAGGAAATTAAACCCGACAGTTGGGCATGG GCATGGACAGATGTGAAACTGACGTCTCCTCAGATGGGAAGAGAAATTATGTACAAATTGTCGCTCAAGAATCTCCAGCTACAGAGTGTATCCTCTAG TGATAGGAATCCGTTTGTTGAATATGCACTGCAATATGTTGTAGCAGCGGCTTGTGCCACGTTTGATCAACCTAAGAAGGATGAGTTGCAAAAACTTTTGTTGCGAG GTCTTGACATTACTATATTAGGTTGCAATGAGTTCTATTCATATAGGAATCAG ATTGAAGCACGTGGCCTACCATTGACCTCCGAATCATTGGCTTCACTTCCTCCTTTTACTTCAATTGCATTCAATGAGGAGGAATCAAATGGACAAAAGAGCAAGCCTGAAGTTGCCAAAACAGGGCTGGGCTCGTCAGCAGCTATGACGACTGCTGTTGTCGCTGCTTTACTTCATTACCTTGGAGTTGTCAGTCTCCCCTCAGAGTTCAGTGGTCCTCTTGAAGGGGATAGAGTTTCCGCAGACCTGGATGTCGTGCACGTTATCGCTCAAACAGCTCACTGTATAGCGCAGGGTAAAGTTGGTAGTGGTTTTGATGTGAGCTCTGCTGTTTATGGTAGTCAGCGGTATGTCAGATTTTCACCAGAAGTACTTTCTTCTGCTCAG GATGCTGGTCGAGGGACTCCAATTGAAGAGGCCATAGGGAATGTGCTAAAAGCTAATTGGGATCATGAGAGGACTAAATTTTCATTACCCCCAATGATGACTTTA TTACTTGGAGAGCCAGGAAGTGGTGGATCATCAACACCGTCAATGGTCGGTGCTGTAAAGAAGTGGCAAAAGTCAGACCCTCAAAATTCCCTTGAAACATGGAAGAAGTTGTCAGAAGCTAATTCTGCTCTTGAGATGCACCTCAAAACCTTGAGCAAATTGGCAGAAATAAACATTgatgattataaatataccATTATCAAATGCAGCACTGTCACATCCGAAAAG TGGAGAGATGAAGCTCCTGAACCAAATCAATTAGAAGTTGTTAAAGCATTACTAGGAGCTCGAGATGCCATGCTTGCTATCAGGTGTAACATGCGCAAGATGGGCGAGGCAGCTGGGATTCCC ATTGAGCCCCAGTCACAAACTCAACTGCTGGATACAACGATGAATATGGAAGGTGTTCTGTTGGCTGGTGTTCCTGGTGCAGGTGGATTTGATGCAGTCTTTGCTGTGACCTTGGGGGAGTCGGGCAGCAACGTGGTCAAAGTCTGGAGCTCCCTCAATGTGCTCGCCTTGCTAGTAAGAGAGGACCCTCGCGGAGTTTCCTTGGAAAGCAACGACCCTCGGGCAACAGAAATAACTGGTGCGGTTTCTGCCCTTCGAATCAAGTGA
- the LOC125212618 gene encoding vacuolar protein sorting-associated protein 25: MQTLGEFKLPHFFNYPPYFTLQPVKDTREKQIQLWKELILEYCRTHKIFVVGLDEDFPLFSNQVIERSLSHEAREAFLSALVSEGRAEWLDKSHRKCLLLWHRIPDWADLIISFVRDNGLEDSVMTVEEIRSGIESRGTELHGMDRTILMRALKHLEHRGKLAIFKGTSADDEGVKFSI, encoded by the exons ATGCAGACGTTGGGTGAATTCAAGCTGCCTCATTTCTTCAATTACCCTCCCTATTTCAC TTTGCAGCCAGTGAAGGACACCAGGGAGAAGCAGATACAGCTCTGGAAGGAGCTGATACTCGAATATTGTCGGACACACAAAATCTTTGTGGTTGGACTCGATGAAGACTTCCCACTGTTTAGCAATCAAGTGATTGAAA GATCCCTAAGTCATGAAGCTAGGGAGGCATTTCTCTCAGCTCTAGTATCAGAAg GACGTGCCGAATGGTTGGATAAGAGTCATAGAAAATGTCTCCTCCTCTGGCATCGCATACCTGATTGGGCCGACCTTATAATAAGCTTT GTTAGGGATAATGGACTTGAAGACAGTGTGATGACTGTTGAGGAAATACGTTCAGGAATTGAGTCTCGAGGGACAG AGCTTCATGGAATGGACCGTACTATTCTTATGCGAGCCCTAAAACACCTAGAACACAGGGGGAAGCTCGCGATCTTCAAAGGGACTTCTGCCGATGATGAAGGCGTCAAGTTTTCCATATAG